Proteins encoded by one window of Kineococcus rhizosphaerae:
- a CDS encoding VOC family protein, with protein MATLRLTATVLDTPDPPALAAFYRRLLGFETVREDPDWVVLRDPHGVTGLSFQREEQHVRPAWPARAGEQQVQDHLDIAVDDLPGAVEHAVAAGASVEGFQPQETVRVLRDPHGHLFCLYLPEE; from the coding sequence GTGGCGACACTGCGGCTGACCGCGACCGTCCTCGACACCCCCGACCCCCCTGCGCTGGCAGCGTTCTACCGCCGACTGCTCGGGTTCGAGACGGTGCGCGAGGACCCCGACTGGGTCGTCCTGCGTGATCCGCACGGGGTGACGGGGCTGTCGTTCCAGCGCGAGGAGCAGCACGTGCGCCCGGCGTGGCCCGCCAGGGCGGGCGAGCAGCAGGTGCAGGACCACCTCGACATCGCCGTCGACGACCTGCCCGGTGCCGTGGAGCACGCGGTGGCGGCGGGGGCGTCGGTGGAGGGGTTCCAGCCGCAGGAGACGGTGCGGGTGCTGCGGGACCCGCACGGGCACCTGTTCTGCCTGTACCTGCCGGAGGAGTGA
- a CDS encoding ATP-binding protein, with translation MIARSVLSSLSLERSRRAASQARSFVRERCLEAGVAEGVCDSAVLMVSELVTNAVEHARSRVELAVAVSPRDVHVEVGDHNAALPAVRHPDTGAVHGRGMAIVDALASAWGVRPAGRGKTVWFDLPR, from the coding sequence GTGATCGCCCGGTCGGTGCTGTCGTCGCTGAGCCTGGAACGCAGCCGGCGTGCCGCCTCCCAGGCCCGCTCCTTCGTGCGCGAGCGCTGCCTCGAGGCGGGCGTCGCCGAGGGCGTGTGCGACAGCGCGGTCCTCATGGTGAGCGAGCTCGTCACCAACGCCGTCGAGCACGCCCGCAGCCGCGTGGAGCTCGCCGTGGCGGTCTCCCCGCGCGACGTGCACGTGGAGGTCGGCGACCACAACGCGGCCCTGCCGGCCGTCCGGCACCCCGACACCGGCGCCGTCCACGGACGCGGCATGGCGATCGTCGACGCCCTGGCCTCGGCGTGGGGGGTGCGGCCGGCGGGACGGGGCAAGACCGTCTGGTTCGACCTGCCGCGCTAG
- a CDS encoding AAA family ATPase codes for MSTVFLVVGLPAAGKSTRARELERGGALRLTTDEWVVPVFGGQNPEAGRDALEGQLIRTALEVARRGVDVVLDFGFWSRDERTALRALFADAGARCVVEFCDVAPDVQRARVQQRWRERPHTTFPIGEDELETWRGRFETPGVDELAPSFSPPRWADWADWTARRWPGYAGWGPPPRL; via the coding sequence GTGAGCACGGTCTTCCTCGTGGTCGGGCTGCCCGCGGCGGGCAAGTCCACCCGCGCCCGGGAGCTGGAGCGCGGGGGCGCCCTGCGCCTGACGACCGACGAGTGGGTGGTGCCGGTCTTCGGCGGGCAGAACCCCGAGGCCGGGCGCGACGCCCTGGAGGGGCAGCTCATCCGCACCGCGCTGGAGGTGGCGCGCCGCGGGGTCGACGTCGTCCTGGACTTCGGCTTCTGGTCGCGCGACGAGCGGACGGCCCTGCGGGCGCTGTTCGCCGACGCCGGGGCGCGGTGCGTGGTCGAGTTCTGCGACGTGGCCCCCGACGTGCAGCGGGCCCGGGTGCAGCAGCGCTGGCGCGAGCGCCCGCACACCACCTTCCCCATCGGCGAGGACGAGCTCGAGACCTGGCGGGGCCGGTTCGAGACCCCCGGCGTGGACGAGCTGGCCCCGTCGTTCTCGCCGCCGCGGTGGGCGGACTGGGCGGACTGGACCGCCCGGCGGTGGCCGGGGTACGCGGGCTGGGGGCCCCCGCCGCGCCTGTGA